In Schaalia sp. JY-X169, the following are encoded in one genomic region:
- a CDS encoding LacI family DNA-binding transcriptional regulator, whose product MVTVKDVARLAGVSPMTVSRVVNGNAQVNAEMRDRVLLSIAELGYVRNASASRLRAPSAPGYTLGLILRDVSNPFSAEMQRAVEDFLRQSGSLVLMASNDDDTSLTRQLTEVMQRFRVDGLIVAPPPGDQGYLSALVERGFPVVLVDRPSAGVDVPFVISDNFEAIKGAVLHLSSFGHKHIAFLGDERSAPMEARRDGFRAGLVECKISPDEAFERLDASTMEEATAITSHLLTVASPPTAFIGGRNAVSIGILRALRAAGKQHRVALVSFDDIELAAELDPGLTAIAQDPTTIGQRAARLVLEMIQTNGPRSPGESIVVPTHLIARGSGEIPAPQTPQGVD is encoded by the coding sequence ATGGTAACGGTTAAGGACGTGGCTAGGCTGGCCGGTGTGAGCCCCATGACGGTCTCTCGCGTAGTGAACGGTAATGCTCAAGTAAATGCGGAGATGCGGGATCGAGTCCTTCTCTCCATCGCCGAGCTCGGGTACGTCCGGAACGCATCTGCCTCACGGCTGAGGGCACCGTCGGCCCCGGGATACACACTGGGACTCATCCTCCGCGATGTTTCGAACCCATTTTCCGCGGAGATGCAGAGGGCGGTCGAGGACTTTCTGCGTCAGTCTGGTTCGCTTGTCCTAATGGCCAGCAACGACGACGATACCAGCCTGACTAGGCAACTTACGGAAGTAATGCAGCGATTTCGGGTCGACGGCCTGATTGTCGCTCCCCCTCCAGGGGACCAAGGTTACCTCTCAGCGTTGGTGGAGCGAGGTTTCCCTGTAGTTCTGGTCGACCGGCCTTCCGCGGGCGTGGACGTCCCCTTCGTCATCTCCGACAACTTCGAGGCGATAAAGGGTGCCGTGCTGCATCTTTCCAGCTTTGGACACAAACATATCGCGTTCCTGGGAGACGAACGGTCAGCTCCCATGGAGGCCCGGCGTGACGGGTTTCGAGCTGGCCTCGTGGAGTGCAAAATATCCCCCGACGAAGCTTTCGAACGCCTCGATGCCTCAACTATGGAAGAAGCAACCGCCATCACATCACACTTGCTCACGGTAGCCTCACCACCAACGGCATTCATTGGTGGTCGGAACGCTGTGTCGATCGGAATTCTTCGTGCGCTCCGAGCCGCTGGGAAGCAGCATCGGGTGGCTCTCGTAAGCTTCGATGACATTGAGTTGGCTGCGGAACTAGATCCTGGACTAACCGCCATCGCGCAGGATCCCACAACGATTGGGCAGCGCGCGGCAAGGCTTGTATTGGAGATGATCCAGACCAACGGCCCTCGCTCCCCCGGTGAGTCGATCGTCGTGCCGACCCACCTCATTGCCAGAGGCTCCGGAGAAATACCTGCGCCGCAGACTCCGCAAGGTGTTGACTGA
- a CDS encoding ABC transporter substrate-binding protein yields MKSVRFSGLLAGGVTVALMLSACGGSSGSGGDETPASGGAVDGAGLSGKCSILQYETTTTAQYRGWQKGLDEFKSENPDLDVEWATTNFEAFRSNAKILLSGGDVPDVVLVNTGNADAGQLAAQGLLDPLTEFVEEEGWDDDVKGAVASLAIYDAEGRAGSGEWYGVPSTASYFTFYYNKDLLAEHGVTEMPTTMAELEDVFDGLVADGVTPISSNAGEHAVLQTWWQLISGVADREEIDNFILVQGPVDVETGAFLEGTDILADWNDKGYLGTQLNGLKGDDMERAFIAGEMPFMANGTWSFNRVNEEAQFDWGLMLFPEQNLNAGTSGHLWAIPTDAKNKECGRAWIQKTMSPTVQNEIGQLGGLPVLGDPAAITDERMKEMNEIFIELRDGDKLSFYPDYPVPGLLDVQMNGLQSLTSGSITAEEFLKNMQEFYEAGTR; encoded by the coding sequence ATGAAGTCGGTTAGGTTTTCGGGACTACTAGCAGGAGGAGTCACAGTCGCGCTCATGCTCAGCGCGTGCGGAGGGTCCAGTGGTAGCGGTGGTGACGAGACTCCAGCATCGGGAGGAGCAGTGGATGGTGCAGGACTGAGCGGGAAGTGCTCCATACTGCAATATGAGACCACTACGACGGCGCAGTACCGCGGCTGGCAGAAGGGCTTGGATGAGTTCAAGTCCGAGAATCCTGATCTAGACGTGGAATGGGCAACGACGAACTTTGAAGCATTTAGGTCGAACGCAAAGATTCTGTTGTCAGGTGGAGACGTGCCTGATGTGGTCCTAGTGAACACAGGTAACGCGGATGCGGGGCAGTTAGCTGCTCAGGGCTTACTCGACCCGCTAACGGAATTTGTCGAAGAGGAAGGCTGGGATGATGACGTAAAGGGTGCTGTAGCATCTCTCGCCATCTATGACGCTGAAGGTCGCGCAGGATCTGGCGAATGGTATGGCGTTCCCTCTACTGCTTCTTACTTCACTTTCTACTACAACAAGGATCTTCTTGCAGAGCACGGTGTCACGGAGATGCCAACAACCATGGCCGAGTTGGAGGATGTCTTTGATGGTCTAGTTGCTGACGGTGTCACACCGATTTCATCCAATGCGGGCGAACACGCTGTGCTCCAGACATGGTGGCAGCTGATCTCGGGTGTAGCTGACCGTGAAGAGATTGACAATTTCATCCTGGTTCAGGGGCCCGTGGATGTTGAGACGGGCGCATTTCTCGAGGGAACCGACATCTTGGCAGACTGGAATGACAAGGGATACCTGGGGACCCAGTTGAACGGTCTGAAAGGTGACGACATGGAACGTGCATTCATCGCGGGTGAGATGCCATTCATGGCGAATGGTACTTGGTCGTTCAACCGTGTCAACGAGGAAGCACAGTTTGATTGGGGATTGATGCTCTTCCCGGAGCAAAACCTGAACGCTGGTACCTCCGGCCACCTGTGGGCCATTCCCACCGACGCAAAAAACAAGGAGTGCGGTCGTGCATGGATTCAGAAGACCATGAGTCCCACGGTTCAGAATGAAATTGGTCAGTTGGGCGGACTGCCCGTCCTAGGGGATCCTGCCGCAATCACAGACGAACGTATGAAGGAGATGAATGAGATATTCATCGAGCTAAGAGATGGAGACAAACTCTCATTTTATCCAGATTACCCGGTTCCTGGCTTGCTTGACGTGCAGATGAACGGCTTGCAGTCCTTGACCTCCGGGTCCATAACCGCAGAAGAGTTCCTGAAGAACATGCAGGAATTCTATGAGGCCGGAACTCGGTGA
- a CDS encoding carbohydrate ABC transporter permease: protein MKNTRTGQKGYWWFIVPLAVGFITIVAAPLVMNTFFSFHSWKGGRSEMEWVGLANYAELMRDSLFWSSFVNVGYMIVAIAVIPTIIGLVLAATLFDFLGRKFGSGVASFLRATYYVPQILPVAVAGVLWSWILATRDGALNTILRSLGVASVPDWLGDSSIALYSIMLMMIWIQIGYPVVIFMSALQRIDPSLYEAAELDGASWWKRFRHITVPHIRADIFVVVLTATIGAMKLFAPVMVLTRGGPEFSTYVPSFFSYRNFFELSRVGYGSASATVLALTICVVAGGLVFWQTRAVDEGA from the coding sequence ATGAAAAACACACGTACTGGCCAAAAAGGCTACTGGTGGTTTATTGTGCCGTTGGCAGTCGGTTTCATCACTATCGTTGCCGCGCCACTAGTCATGAACACATTCTTTTCCTTCCATTCTTGGAAGGGAGGACGCTCCGAAATGGAGTGGGTGGGGCTCGCGAACTACGCAGAGCTGATGCGGGACTCTCTCTTCTGGAGTTCGTTTGTCAATGTCGGCTACATGATTGTGGCCATTGCAGTCATACCGACGATTATCGGTCTAGTGTTGGCCGCCACTCTCTTCGACTTCCTGGGTCGAAAGTTCGGGAGCGGTGTCGCTTCCTTCCTGAGGGCCACCTACTATGTCCCACAGATTCTTCCGGTGGCCGTTGCTGGCGTGCTCTGGAGTTGGATTCTGGCAACACGGGATGGTGCACTCAATACCATTCTGCGGAGCCTGGGTGTCGCTTCTGTCCCGGATTGGCTTGGAGACAGCAGCATTGCACTGTACTCCATCATGCTCATGATGATTTGGATTCAAATCGGCTATCCGGTTGTTATCTTCATGTCAGCACTGCAGCGTATCGATCCATCCCTTTATGAGGCCGCTGAGCTCGACGGTGCAAGTTGGTGGAAACGTTTCCGCCACATCACGGTGCCACACATTCGAGCGGATATTTTCGTCGTTGTCCTGACGGCCACTATCGGAGCAATGAAGCTATTCGCGCCCGTGATGGTTCTGACACGAGGTGGGCCAGAGTTTTCTACGTACGTGCCTTCATTCTTCTCTTACAGAAATTTCTTTGAACTATCACGAGTTGGCTACGGCTCTGCGTCTGCCACGGTCCTCGCCCTCACAATCTGCGTTGTAGCAGGTGGGCTCGTCTTCTGGCAGACCCGAGCAGTGGATGAAGGAGCATAG
- a CDS encoding carbohydrate ABC transporter permease, whose product MNGQVRTVAPRRSEFQFGNVVTKWTVLVVALLIAVLMIAPLYLVVINAFKTGTDYSINGPLALPEQWTLSAFGRYLGTVPFWRLLWNSVLISTLVAILGTLLSLVTSYAIGIGRVRGRMTVVFILLIATMLPQEALLYPLFYGAQATGLHNSVWSVVIIFTVLQAAFGTYLLSSAMSSFPREVLEAAMVDGAGKWRTLWSVVFPIMRPTLSVLVVFFFVWTWNEFLIPMVMLTGPGSQTLPIALANIKGQNTLDVTQLAAASLLSLLPTLIFFLIFQRTLTRGITAGSSK is encoded by the coding sequence ATGAATGGTCAGGTTCGTACCGTCGCCCCTCGGCGATCGGAATTTCAATTCGGCAATGTAGTAACCAAATGGACCGTCCTGGTTGTTGCGCTTCTGATCGCCGTACTGATGATTGCACCGCTCTATTTGGTAGTAATCAATGCCTTCAAGACAGGTACTGACTACTCAATTAACGGACCTCTGGCACTTCCAGAGCAGTGGACACTGAGCGCGTTTGGTCGATACCTCGGCACCGTTCCCTTTTGGCGACTTCTCTGGAACTCTGTTTTGATATCGACGCTGGTGGCAATCCTGGGCACGCTTCTGTCCTTGGTCACGTCGTATGCGATTGGGATTGGGCGAGTTCGCGGACGAATGACGGTTGTCTTCATATTGTTGATTGCCACGATGCTTCCTCAAGAAGCACTGCTTTACCCATTGTTTTATGGAGCGCAGGCGACAGGGCTTCACAACTCGGTGTGGTCGGTTGTCATCATTTTCACCGTTCTCCAAGCCGCATTCGGAACGTACCTTCTCTCCTCCGCGATGTCTTCGTTTCCACGTGAAGTTCTGGAAGCAGCAATGGTCGACGGTGCCGGAAAGTGGAGAACTTTGTGGAGTGTTGTCTTTCCGATAATGCGGCCGACTCTATCCGTTCTTGTTGTTTTCTTCTTTGTCTGGACGTGGAACGAGTTCCTGATTCCTATGGTCATGCTGACCGGCCCGGGGTCGCAAACGCTTCCGATTGCCCTGGCTAACATTAAGGGCCAAAACACTCTGGATGTCACCCAACTGGCGGCAGCTTCACTACTATCGCTGCTACCAACCCTCATCTTCTTCCTTATCTTCCAGAGGACGCTCACGCGTGGGATCACTGCTGGATCATCGAAGTAG
- a CDS encoding glycoside hydrolase family 172 protein, translating to MYSSVPSYAKSSRVVSRAITAENPSGEPGEGGKASSRLGPGRKGSPCIDLQPGESVILADIEGTGVLRHFWFTVAREAGGEPFVLRNLVLRMYWDEANTPAVEVPLGDFFGCGFGETATYSSAVMVVAPTAGMNCYFPMPFRSRARVEIHSDHDSVVPGFFYQIDYTLGDELTPEDMYFHASWSRSNGDNELGVDCTLASITGGAGSYVGTQIFVAQLGRFWYGEGEVKFYIDDDRQYPTIAGTGLEDYVGGAWAFQDKMGGETPPSAQVFDSLYSGYHQQVRDSRPAGTPYVGDMPISHGMYRWHLLDPVRFRERVRVTLQQIGDRGGHLFERRDDISAVTYWYQVTPESCGDRLPQKELREPR from the coding sequence ATGTATTCTTCAGTACCGTCCTACGCAAAGTCTTCGCGTGTCGTGTCGCGTGCAATTACCGCGGAGAATCCGAGCGGAGAGCCTGGTGAAGGAGGGAAGGCCTCTTCGCGCCTTGGGCCCGGACGGAAAGGTAGCCCTTGCATCGACCTGCAGCCAGGTGAGTCCGTAATCCTTGCAGACATCGAAGGCACAGGCGTGCTTCGTCATTTCTGGTTCACTGTGGCTCGGGAGGCAGGAGGCGAGCCCTTCGTACTTCGCAACCTCGTATTGCGCATGTACTGGGATGAAGCAAACACACCCGCCGTAGAAGTGCCTCTAGGCGACTTCTTTGGATGCGGCTTCGGGGAGACCGCTACTTACAGCTCCGCAGTAATGGTTGTCGCACCGACCGCAGGAATGAACTGCTACTTTCCGATGCCCTTTAGGAGTCGTGCTCGTGTAGAAATCCATAGCGACCATGACTCAGTAGTTCCCGGATTCTTCTATCAGATCGACTACACACTGGGGGACGAGCTCACCCCTGAGGATATGTACTTCCACGCAAGCTGGTCACGGTCGAACGGAGACAACGAGCTAGGAGTGGACTGCACACTAGCATCGATCACTGGGGGCGCAGGCTCCTATGTCGGAACCCAGATTTTCGTCGCCCAGCTTGGTCGGTTTTGGTACGGCGAAGGTGAAGTCAAATTCTACATAGATGACGATCGACAATACCCGACAATAGCTGGGACAGGACTGGAGGACTACGTGGGAGGGGCATGGGCCTTCCAAGACAAGATGGGTGGAGAAACCCCACCTTCCGCGCAGGTGTTTGACTCCCTGTATTCCGGCTACCACCAACAGGTTCGGGACTCCCGTCCCGCAGGTACTCCATATGTGGGTGACATGCCGATCAGCCACGGCATGTACCGCTGGCATCTGCTTGATCCTGTTCGTTTTCGCGAGAGAGTTCGTGTAACTCTGCAACAGATCGGAGACCGCGGCGGACACCTCTTTGAGCGCCGAGATGACATCTCCGCCGTCACATACTGGTACCAAGTGACGCCCGAGAGCTGCGGAGATAGGTTGCCTCAGAAAGAGTTAAGGGAACCACGGTAG